From one Synechocystis sp. PCC 6803 substr. PCC-P genomic stretch:
- a CDS encoding 2TM domain-containing protein, with amino-acid sequence MPPRWPRKPDRNDPAFRRLDDRMNFAVHVAVFLAINSGLWFVHNLNKADWSWLTPLSGIWLGGLLLHLLYIAVIADYSPATGKS; translated from the coding sequence ATGCCTCCTCGTTGGCCCCGTAAACCCGACCGTAATGACCCTGCCTTTCGCCGTTTGGATGACCGGATGAATTTTGCTGTCCATGTGGCAGTATTTTTAGCGATTAACTCTGGCCTATGGTTTGTTCATAACTTAAACAAGGCCGATTGGTCTTGGTTGACACCTCTTTCGGGCATCTGGCTAGGGGGTTTGCTTTTGCACCTGTTGTACATTGCCGTTATTGCCGATTATTCCCCTGCCACTGGTAAGAGTTAA